A region from the Rhodopseudomonas julia genome encodes:
- a CDS encoding DUF1284 domain-containing protein, with protein MTAPVDRENRAKESSEGEGLERVGAGARAGSGDAGAGDAGVVELRAHHLLCMLTFAGKGYSPGFVARFEEVAAAINAGAAVKIVDGPDPLCACVIAAEKEPHCFKASVSERDRKAARDVGDKLGMTVKAGTVIPLSHTRVDEMRAWFQKGTTRPACAGCEWDTLCTRLADGGFEGCRVRGR; from the coding sequence ATGACCGCGCCTGTGGACAGGGAAAACCGCGCCAAAGAGAGTTCTGAGGGCGAAGGCCTGGAGAGGGTGGGTGCGGGCGCCCGCGCGGGGAGCGGCGATGCGGGCGCGGGCGATGCGGGGGTGGTGGAGCTGCGCGCCCACCATCTCCTGTGCATGCTGACCTTTGCGGGCAAAGGCTATTCGCCGGGCTTCGTCGCCCGCTTCGAAGAGGTGGCGGCGGCGATCAATGCGGGGGCTGCCGTCAAAATCGTCGACGGCCCCGACCCGCTCTGCGCCTGCGTGATCGCGGCCGAAAAAGAGCCGCATTGCTTCAAGGCGTCGGTGAGCGAACGCGACCGCAAGGCCGCCCGCGATGTCGGCGACAAACTCGGCATGACGGTTAAGGCCGGCACGGTGATCCCGCTCTCCCACACGCGGGTCGACGAGATGCGCGCCTGGTTCCAAAAAGGCACCACCCGCCCCGCCTGCGCCGGCTGCGAATGGGACACGCTCTGCACGCGGCTGGCGGATGGGGGATTTGAGGGGTGCCGGGTGAGGGGGAGGTAG
- a CDS encoding DUF1413 domain-containing protein yields MRDMGFDEAERARLERALNARAPGEFHFPEIYGEGWDGLYIGDRVKLGRTFLNAVRAGDFPGVEDTGRKTDGGRVYRWTGR; encoded by the coding sequence ATGAGGGACATGGGTTTTGACGAGGCGGAACGCGCGCGGCTTGAACGGGCGCTCAACGCCCGCGCGCCCGGAGAATTTCACTTCCCCGAAATCTATGGGGAGGGCTGGGACGGGCTTTATATCGGCGACCGGGTGAAGCTCGGCCGCACGTTCTTGAACGCCGTGCGCGCCGGCGACTTTCCGGGCGTCGAGGATACGGGCCGCAAGACGGACGGCGGCCGGGTCTATCGCTGGACCGGCCGATGA